Proteins encoded together in one Limisphaerales bacterium window:
- a CDS encoding thiazole synthase produces MGESGFLSEGKPRLTRRLRCGGVDSGVSVLPLTIAGREFSSRLILGTGKFASPELMRAALEASGAEMVTVALRRADLSGENDPFANILEFIDPEKFLLLPNTSGAMNAEEAVRLARLAAAAGLPKWVKLEIHPDPRYLLPDPVETLAAAEQLVREGFTVLPYINADPVIAKRLQEVGCSTVMPLGAPIGSNGGVQTRDQIRIIIDQATVPVVVDAGLGAPSHAAEAMELGADAVLVNTAIAVNDDPCRMASAFAKATEAGRMAYEIGLGETSESANATSPLTGFLEPEKS; encoded by the coding sequence ATGGGGGAAAGCGGATTTTTGAGCGAGGGAAAACCAAGACTTACTCGACGCCTTCGCTGTGGCGGCGTAGATTCGGGCGTGTCTGTTTTGCCATTGACGATTGCTGGCCGTGAGTTTTCCTCGCGCCTGATTTTGGGGACGGGGAAATTTGCGTCGCCGGAATTGATGCGGGCGGCGTTGGAGGCGAGCGGGGCGGAGATGGTGACCGTCGCGCTGCGGCGGGCAGACTTGAGCGGCGAGAATGATCCCTTCGCCAATATTCTGGAATTCATCGATCCCGAAAAATTTCTGCTGTTGCCCAATACTAGCGGCGCGATGAATGCCGAGGAGGCAGTGCGGCTGGCGCGCCTGGCGGCGGCGGCGGGTTTGCCCAAATGGGTGAAGCTGGAAATTCATCCGGACCCGCGCTACCTGCTGCCCGATCCCGTGGAAACGCTGGCGGCGGCGGAGCAGTTGGTGCGCGAAGGCTTCACGGTGTTGCCGTACATCAATGCCGACCCCGTCATCGCTAAGCGTTTGCAGGAAGTGGGCTGCTCGACGGTGATGCCGCTTGGTGCGCCCATCGGCAGCAATGGCGGCGTGCAAACGCGCGACCAAATCCGCATCATCATCGACCAAGCCACTGTGCCGGTTGTGGTCGATGCCGGCCTCGGCGCGCCCAGTCACGCGGCGGAAGCAATGGAACTGGGCGCGGACGCGGTGCTGGTGAACACCGCCATTGCCGTGAACGACGATCCTTGTCGAATGGCCAGCGCCTTTGCCAAAGCCACCGAAGCAGGCCGAATGGCCTACGAAATCGGCCTCGGTGAGACGAGCGAATCGGCCAATGCCACCAGTCCGTTGACCGGATTTTTGGAGCCAGAGAAATCTTGA
- the rfaE1 gene encoding D-glycero-beta-D-manno-heptose-7-phosphate kinase: MSVTVKRVKGLLRAATKSRVLVVGDVMLDQFLWGRVKRISPEAPVPVVEFQSESYMPGGAANVARNLTALGADVGLFGLVGKDDGAKMLKQLLKEDNVDSSGLIASASRMTTRKTRVIAHQQQMLRVDRETNDAAEPRVTKRLLGAIEAELDTTHAVIICDYSKGAVTQELLDGLRERCKPRGIWLSFDPKPAHQLNLAAMSLITPNRGELFALAGLPDEATEASLNAAVAAVQDEFEPAIMLVTLSEHGMLLCPRGEKPTLIPTVAQEIYDVSGAGDTVIASFTLAIAAGASPAEAAVFSNHAAGVVVGKMGTAVVTPRELSGSFYV, from the coding sequence ATGAGTGTAACCGTAAAACGCGTGAAGGGCTTGCTGCGGGCGGCGACGAAGAGTCGGGTGCTGGTGGTGGGCGATGTGATGCTGGATCAGTTTCTCTGGGGGCGCGTGAAGCGTATCTCGCCGGAGGCGCCGGTGCCGGTGGTGGAGTTCCAAAGCGAATCGTATATGCCCGGCGGCGCGGCCAATGTGGCGCGCAACCTCACGGCGCTCGGCGCGGATGTGGGTTTGTTTGGCCTGGTGGGCAAAGATGACGGCGCGAAAATGCTCAAGCAATTGTTGAAGGAAGACAATGTGGACAGCAGCGGCTTGATTGCCTCCGCCTCGCGGATGACGACGCGCAAGACGCGCGTGATTGCGCATCAACAACAAATGCTGCGTGTGGATCGCGAAACGAATGATGCCGCCGAACCGCGTGTAACCAAGCGCTTGCTCGGCGCGATTGAAGCCGAGCTGGACACCACACACGCGGTGATCATTTGCGACTACAGCAAAGGCGCGGTGACGCAGGAACTGCTCGATGGCCTGCGCGAACGGTGCAAGCCACGCGGCATTTGGCTAAGCTTCGATCCCAAGCCCGCGCATCAGCTTAATCTTGCCGCGATGTCGCTCATCACGCCCAATCGTGGCGAGCTTTTCGCGCTGGCCGGTTTGCCCGATGAAGCCACCGAGGCCAGCCTCAATGCCGCGGTCGCCGCCGTGCAGGATGAATTTGAGCCCGCCATTATGCTCGTCACCCTCAGCGAACACGGGATGTTGCTTTGCCCGCGCGGCGAAAAGCCCACGCTCATCCCCACCGTGGCACAAGAAATTTACGATGTCTCCGGCGCAGGCGACACGGTCATCGCCAGCTTCACCCTCGCCATTGCCGCGGGCGCATCGCCCGCCGAGGCGGCAGTGTTCTCCAATCACGCTGCCGGCGTGGTAGTCGGCAAAATGGGCACGGCAGTGGTCACGCCAAGGGAATTGAGTGGGAGTTTTTATGTTTAA
- a CDS encoding HAD family hydrolase: MKRAVFLDRDGTLNIERHYLHDPNQLEIIPGTGSALRRLMDAGFALFIVTNQSGIGRGYYQEADMHAVNEKMAKTLATDGVRFEKIYFAPESPEAESLGRKPSPKFLQDAAAEFDIDLAQSYMIGDKTADLQCGWNAGVKKSILVRTGYGAELEISDPTTVAPAAIVDDISAAADWILND, from the coding sequence ATGAAGCGCGCCGTTTTCCTCGATCGCGACGGCACGCTCAACATCGAGCGGCATTATCTCCACGACCCCAATCAACTGGAAATCATCCCCGGCACCGGCTCCGCGCTGCGGCGGTTGATGGACGCGGGTTTCGCACTTTTCATCGTCACCAACCAATCCGGCATAGGCCGCGGTTATTATCAAGAAGCGGATATGCACGCGGTGAATGAAAAAATGGCCAAGACGTTGGCTACCGATGGCGTGCGATTTGAGAAAATCTATTTTGCGCCTGAATCGCCGGAGGCCGAAAGCCTTGGCCGCAAGCCGAGCCCGAAATTTTTGCAGGACGCCGCTGCCGAATTCGACATCGACCTTGCCCAAAGCTACATGATCGGTGACAAAACCGCCGACCTCCAATGCGGCTGGAATGCCGGCGTCAAAAAGAGCATCCTCGTCCGCACCGGCTACGGCGCGGAACTGGAAATATCCGATCCCACCACCGTGGCCCCCGCCGCCATCGTGGACGACATCAGCGCGGCGGCAGATTGGATTTTGAACGACTAA
- the kdsB gene encoding 3-deoxy-manno-octulosonate cytidylyltransferase, producing MKTIGIIPARYDSTRFPGKPLHLIAGKPLIQHVVERCREASALADVIVATDDERIAKVAAEFCAVEMTRADHSTGTDRIAEVAARLDCDAVVNVQGDEPLIKPEVIDAVAGALSDAEMTTAATVVNNISELDDPNAVKVVVSATGRALYFSRRTIPFLRDLSEESPSHQLSAFPFLKHLGIYGYRCETLQRLVSFTPSALEQAERLEQLRALENDIAIAVCKVDYDAIGVDVPADVQRVEAMLAEQNE from the coding sequence ATGAAAACCATCGGCATCATTCCTGCGCGCTACGATTCCACGCGTTTTCCCGGCAAGCCGCTGCATTTGATTGCGGGCAAGCCGTTGATTCAGCACGTGGTGGAGCGTTGTCGTGAGGCGTCGGCGTTGGCGGATGTGATTGTGGCCACGGACGATGAGCGCATCGCGAAAGTGGCGGCCGAGTTTTGTGCGGTGGAGATGACGCGCGCCGATCATTCCACCGGCACCGATCGCATTGCGGAAGTAGCTGCGCGGTTGGATTGCGATGCGGTGGTGAATGTGCAGGGCGACGAACCGTTGATTAAGCCGGAGGTGATTGACGCGGTCGCAGGTGCGTTGAGTGATGCTGAGATGACTACTGCCGCCACGGTTGTGAACAACATTTCCGAGTTGGACGACCCAAATGCGGTGAAAGTCGTTGTCAGCGCCACCGGTCGCGCCCTATATTTTTCGCGCCGGACGATTCCGTTCCTGCGCGATTTGTCGGAGGAAAGCCCCAGCCATCAGTTGTCGGCCTTCCCGTTTTTGAAACACTTGGGCATTTACGGTTACCGATGCGAAACGTTGCAGCGACTGGTGAGTTTCACGCCCTCGGCGCTGGAGCAAGCCGAGCGGCTGGAGCAGCTTCGCGCGCTGGAAAACGACATTGCCATCGCCGTGTGCAAGGTGGATTATGACGCCATCGGTGTGGACGTGCCGGCGGATGTACAGCGGGTTGAGGCAATGTTGGCAGAACAGAACGAATGA
- a CDS encoding CTP synthase has protein sequence MKFIFLTGGVVSSLGKGLTAASLGTLLESRGLKVALQKFDPYLNVDPGTMSPFQHGEVYVLDDGAETDLDLGHYERFTNSELTQFNNLTSGRVYQTVLEKERRGDYLGKTVQVIPHVTDEIKKRVHAVADQSGADVIITEIGGTTGDIEGLPFLEAIREFALENGRGNTIFVHVTYVPFIKAAGELKTKPTQQSVAKLREIGIAPDILVCRTEKPLNDELRQKISLFCNVPVEAVIEEIDVDHSIYEVPLMLQREKMDELVCEYLGIETPPADMSRWEAVIDRIIKPKHKVKIGVIGKYIDLQDAYKSVYEAVTHAGGANDCAVEIVRVDSEDIEKNGGLSHLEGLSGVLVPGGFGERGVEGKVLAAKYAREHNVPYLGLCLGMQTACIEFARNALGLEDAHSAEFDPETPHPIIALLDEQQNVTAMGGTMRLGAQACKLTPESKAAELYGTEDISERHRHRYEFNNAYREQFEAKDFAFSGTSPDGNLVELVELKNHPYFIATQAHPEFRSKPVQAHPLFAGFIKAAHEHANGQ, from the coding sequence ATGAAATTTATTTTTTTGACAGGTGGCGTGGTGAGTTCATTGGGCAAAGGGCTCACGGCCGCCTCCCTTGGCACGCTGCTTGAGAGCCGCGGCCTCAAGGTGGCGCTGCAGAAGTTTGATCCTTACCTCAACGTCGACCCCGGCACGATGAGCCCGTTCCAGCACGGCGAGGTTTACGTGCTCGATGACGGCGCGGAGACGGATCTCGATCTTGGCCATTACGAGCGGTTCACCAATTCGGAACTCACACAATTTAACAACCTCACCAGTGGGCGCGTGTACCAAACGGTTTTGGAAAAGGAACGGCGCGGCGATTATCTCGGCAAAACCGTTCAGGTGATTCCACACGTGACCGATGAAATCAAAAAACGCGTGCACGCCGTGGCCGATCAGAGCGGCGCGGATGTGATCATCACTGAGATCGGCGGCACCACCGGCGATATCGAAGGCCTGCCATTCCTCGAAGCCATTCGCGAATTTGCGCTGGAGAATGGTCGCGGCAACACGATTTTTGTGCACGTTACGTACGTGCCCTTCATCAAAGCCGCCGGAGAATTGAAGACCAAACCCACGCAGCAATCGGTCGCCAAGCTGCGTGAGATTGGTATTGCGCCGGACATCCTCGTGTGTCGTACCGAGAAGCCACTCAACGACGAACTGCGCCAAAAAATTTCGCTCTTCTGCAACGTGCCCGTCGAGGCGGTGATTGAAGAAATCGATGTGGACCATTCCATTTATGAAGTGCCGCTAATGCTCCAGCGCGAAAAGATGGACGAACTTGTGTGCGAGTATTTAGGCATTGAAACTCCACCTGCGGATATGAGCCGTTGGGAGGCGGTCATCGATCGCATCATTAAGCCGAAACACAAAGTCAAGATTGGCGTCATTGGCAAATACATCGATTTGCAGGACGCCTATAAAAGCGTTTACGAAGCCGTCACCCACGCCGGCGGTGCCAACGATTGCGCGGTGGAAATCGTGCGCGTCGATTCCGAGGACATTGAAAAAAACGGCGGGTTGTCGCACCTCGAAGGGCTCTCCGGCGTGCTCGTCCCCGGTGGCTTTGGTGAACGCGGCGTGGAAGGTAAAGTGCTCGCTGCCAAATATGCCCGCGAACATAACGTCCCTTACCTGGGTCTCTGCCTCGGAATGCAAACCGCTTGCATTGAATTTGCCCGTAACGCGTTGGGATTGGAAGACGCGCACTCTGCGGAGTTCGATCCCGAAACGCCGCACCCCATCATCGCCCTGCTTGATGAGCAACAAAACGTCACTGCCATGGGCGGCACCATGCGCCTCGGCGCGCAGGCCTGCAAACTCACGCCCGAAAGCAAAGCCGCCGAACTTTACGGCACCGAAGACATCAGCGAACGCCACCGCCACCGCTACGAATTCAATAACGCTTATCGCGAACAATTTGAGGCCAAAGATTTCGCCTTCAGTGGCACCTCGCCCGACGGCAATCTCGTTGAACTCGTTGAGCTAAAGAACCACCCCTATTTCATCGCCACGCAGGCCCACCCCGAGTTCCGCAGCAAACCCGTCCAAGCCCACCCCCTCTTCGCCGGCTTCATCAAAGCCGCCCACGAACACGCCAACGGGCAGTAA
- a CDS encoding bifunctional folylpolyglutamate synthase/dihydrofolate synthase, whose protein sequence is MTYQEAIDWLYELRLLGSKLGLENPRQLAAHAGNPHEQLRIIHVAGTNGKGSVCAMLESIYHTAGYKTGLFTSPHLVSFRERIQVNREPIAEAEVVRLTECIQALLRHFPAGQPPTFFEVITVMALEHFAREQCDVVLLETGLGGRLDATNIVTPIATVITPIALDHQQYLGETLAQIAAEKAGILKKGIPALSAPQPPEARDVLKQTGPITFVDTEHPTALAGQHQRQNAALAAATIEAVQNTLTVKTDSIKTALGNVHWPARGQVFERAGCKLLLDAVHNPAGAEALRGVLAELHSGQRPTLMLGVLADKNWERMVGILAPLAGRIVCVPVSSERTLPPDELAEACRQQNDCEVIIAESLENGLSAVGKDDFVVITGSIYLLGEAMNLLGLAVAGEEKDLNEWKMLQP, encoded by the coding sequence ATGACCTATCAAGAAGCCATTGATTGGCTGTACGAGCTACGGTTGCTCGGCTCCAAGCTCGGCTTGGAAAACCCACGCCAACTCGCCGCACACGCAGGCAATCCGCACGAGCAGTTGCGCATCATCCACGTTGCCGGCACCAACGGCAAAGGCTCCGTGTGCGCGATGCTCGAAAGCATTTATCACACCGCCGGATACAAAACCGGCCTGTTCACTTCGCCGCATCTCGTCAGCTTTCGCGAACGCATTCAGGTAAACCGCGAACCTATCGCCGAAGCAGAAGTCGTGCGCCTCACCGAATGCATTCAGGCATTGCTCCGCCACTTCCCCGCCGGCCAACCGCCCACTTTTTTTGAAGTCATCACCGTAATGGCCCTCGAACATTTCGCGCGCGAGCAGTGCGACGTCGTCCTGCTCGAAACCGGCCTCGGCGGAAGGCTCGACGCCACCAACATCGTCACCCCCATCGCCACCGTCATCACCCCCATCGCGCTGGATCACCAACAATACCTTGGCGAAACTCTCGCCCAAATTGCCGCCGAAAAAGCCGGCATTCTCAAAAAAGGAATCCCCGCCCTCAGCGCGCCCCAACCACCCGAAGCGCGCGACGTGCTCAAGCAAACAGGCCCCATCACATTTGTGGACACCGAACACCCCACCGCCCTCGCCGGACAACATCAACGCCAAAACGCCGCCCTCGCCGCCGCCACCATCGAGGCAGTTCAAAATACGTTGACGGTAAAAACTGATTCCATCAAAACCGCCCTCGGCAACGTCCATTGGCCTGCTCGCGGGCAAGTGTTTGAACGCGCCGGATGCAAGCTGTTGCTTGATGCCGTCCACAACCCCGCCGGCGCCGAGGCATTGCGCGGCGTCTTGGCCGAGCTGCATTCGGGGCAGCGGCCCACGCTGATGCTCGGCGTGTTGGCCGATAAAAATTGGGAACGGATGGTCGGCATTCTTGCGCCGCTCGCGGGGCGCATTGTTTGTGTTCCCGTCAGCAGTGAACGGACTTTGCCGCCGGATGAATTGGCTGAAGCGTGTCGCCAACAAAACGATTGCGAGGTCATCATCGCCGAATCATTGGAAAATGGATTAAGCGCTGTGGGGAAAGACGACTTCGTCGTCATCACCGGCTCCATTTATTTGCTGGGCGAGGCAATGAATTTGCTGGGCCTCGCGGTGGCGGGGGAGGAGAAAGATTTAAACGAATGGAAAATGTTGCAGCCATAA
- a CDS encoding HAD-IA family hydrolase — MENVAAITFDIGGTLIEPWPSVGHAYAEVAVRYGVDAAPEEITQRFVEAWRHRGDFEYTKIGWAALVDETFAGLTTTLPSQSFFDELYHDFGTPKPWRIFDDVLPTIAALHEHGTRLAVISNWDDRLSPLLESLELANEFEAILVSAEVGHPKPALEIFQAAAEALQLPPAEILHVGDSEIEDHHGAQAAGFQSRWLCRGSAEPIGNSITSLADLLQ; from the coding sequence ATGGAAAATGTTGCAGCCATAACATTTGATATCGGCGGCACGCTCATCGAACCGTGGCCTTCGGTGGGGCACGCCTACGCTGAAGTGGCCGTGCGTTACGGTGTGGATGCCGCGCCGGAAGAAATTACCCAACGCTTCGTCGAGGCGTGGCGCCATCGCGGGGATTTTGAATACACGAAAATCGGTTGGGCCGCGTTGGTGGATGAAACGTTTGCCGGCCTCACGACCACGTTGCCGAGCCAAAGTTTTTTTGATGAGTTGTATCACGACTTCGGCACGCCCAAGCCGTGGCGTATTTTCGATGACGTACTACCGACGATTGCCGCATTGCACGAACACGGCACGCGGCTGGCGGTGATTTCAAATTGGGACGATCGCTTGAGTCCATTGCTGGAATCACTGGAGCTTGCGAACGAGTTTGAAGCCATTCTAGTTTCCGCCGAGGTGGGGCACCCGAAGCCCGCGCTGGAAATTTTCCAAGCCGCCGCCGAGGCATTGCAGCTTCCGCCGGCGGAAATTCTCCACGTTGGCGACAGTGAAATCGAAGATCACCACGGCGCGCAAGCCGCCGGATTCCAGTCCCGCTGGCTCTGCCGAGGCAGCGCCGAACCCATCGGAAATAGCATCACTTCACTGGCCGACCTGCTACAATAA
- a CDS encoding Hsp20/alpha crystallin family protein, whose product MKMNTLSIWNPIHEMDELFHGRLASALGAGGAQSWSPVVDVEESAGSYTIRAELPGLSKEKVNVTVENGVLTLSGARDLERKVETKTFHRVERSHGSFSRSFALPEDVDAENVAASFKDGLLEIKIAKREEALAKSIEVRVE is encoded by the coding sequence ATGAAAATGAACACATTGAGCATCTGGAATCCCATTCACGAGATGGACGAGCTGTTTCACGGTCGACTGGCATCTGCGCTGGGAGCCGGCGGGGCGCAATCGTGGTCGCCGGTAGTGGACGTTGAGGAATCTGCCGGATCGTACACGATCCGCGCTGAGCTGCCGGGTTTGAGCAAAGAGAAGGTGAACGTCACAGTGGAGAACGGTGTGCTGACCCTATCGGGTGCGCGCGATTTGGAACGCAAAGTGGAAACCAAAACGTTTCATCGGGTGGAGCGTTCGCACGGCTCCTTCAGCCGTAGCTTTGCGCTGCCGGAAGATGTGGACGCCGAAAACGTGGCGGCCAGTTTCAAGGATGGCCTGCTGGAAATCAAAATCGCCAAGCGCGAAGAGGCGTTGGCGAAGTCGATCGAAGTGCGCGTGGAATAG
- a CDS encoding succinate dehydrogenase cytochrome b subunit produces the protein MDYITGIFKTSLGRKYLMAITGAGLFGFIIAHLLGNLLMFAGPAAINEYAAKLHALGPLLWVARIGLLGMVGLHIWSAIQLTSENREARGVQYESEVEPVDAHRRDDIVAKFAARTMIFSGLIIAAFAFYHLAHYTWKVPQINGAGADFETFYVADDLETQTEGQEGKDPVDVYRMVVTGFKVPWVTGFYVVAIGLLCLHLSHGLSAMFQSLGLKNKNYGKWIDCGAKAASALIFLGYISIPVSVLAGFIK, from the coding sequence ATGGATTACATCACGGGCATTTTCAAAACGTCGCTGGGGCGTAAGTATCTTATGGCCATCACGGGCGCGGGCCTGTTTGGGTTTATCATCGCGCATTTGCTGGGCAATCTGCTGATGTTCGCGGGACCGGCGGCGATCAATGAGTACGCTGCGAAGCTGCACGCGCTGGGGCCGTTGCTGTGGGTGGCGCGGATTGGGTTGCTTGGAATGGTGGGGCTGCATATTTGGTCGGCCATTCAATTGACTTCGGAAAATCGCGAGGCGCGCGGGGTGCAGTACGAAAGCGAAGTGGAGCCGGTGGACGCGCATCGGCGTGATGATATCGTGGCCAAGTTTGCCGCGCGCACGATGATTTTTAGCGGGCTGATTATTGCGGCATTCGCGTTTTATCATCTGGCGCATTACACGTGGAAGGTGCCGCAGATCAACGGTGCGGGCGCGGATTTCGAGACGTTTTATGTGGCGGACGATTTGGAGACTCAAACTGAAGGGCAAGAGGGCAAGGATCCGGTGGACGTTTATCGGATGGTGGTCACCGGTTTCAAAGTGCCGTGGGTGACAGGTTTTTATGTGGTGGCGATTGGGTTGCTGTGTCTGCATCTCAGCCACGGGCTCAGTGCGATGTTTCAGTCTCTGGGATTGAAGAACAAAAATTACGGCAAGTGGATCGACTGCGGCGCGAAGGCGGCGTCGGCTTTGATTTTTCTTGGATACATTTCCATCCCTGTGAGCGTGCTCGCGGGCTTTATTAAATAG
- a CDS encoding fumarate reductase/succinate dehydrogenase flavoprotein subunit, translating into MNLDANIPSGPMAQKWDKHQFDLKLVNPANKRKYEVIVVGSGLAGASAAATLAELGYNVKCFCFQDSPRRAHSIAAQGGINAAKNYQNDGDSVHRLFYDTVKGGDYRSREANVHRLAQVSVNIIDQCAAQGVPFAREYGGLLANRSFGGAQVSRTFYARGQTGQQLLLGAYSSLSRQIGLGKVQMFPRTEMLDVVLVDGHAKGIVVRDLVTGEISRHSAHAVVLATGGYGNAFFLSTNAMGCNVTAAFRAYKHGAAFANPCYTQIHPTCIPVSGEHQSKLTLMSESLRNDGRVWVPKSQAVADQIRNGELKARDVADVDRDYYLERKYPSFGNLVPRDVASRNAKEACDDGRGVVSSGLGVYLDFEDAIGRLGEPAVRERYGNLFDMYEKITGSNAYQNPMTIYPAVHYTMGGLWVDYNLMSNVPGLYVVGEANFSDHGANRLGASALMQGLADGYFVLPYTIGQYLAEVGPDDRPNTESSEFAGAEEKVRGQINQMLSIKGKRTPTSFHRELGQIMWDKCGMARNKAGLEEAIKKIPELRAEFWENLNVPGEHGSLNQSLEHAGRVADFLEFGELMCRDALQREESCGGHFREEHQTPEGEAKRDDENFSFVGAWEYKGADQAPELHKENLEYEEVKMTQRSYK; encoded by the coding sequence ATGAATCTCGACGCCAACATTCCGTCAGGACCGATGGCCCAGAAATGGGATAAGCATCAGTTTGACTTGAAGCTGGTGAACCCCGCGAACAAGCGGAAGTACGAGGTCATCGTTGTGGGTAGCGGACTGGCGGGCGCATCAGCTGCGGCCACCTTGGCGGAGCTGGGCTATAACGTGAAGTGTTTTTGTTTTCAGGATAGCCCGCGTCGCGCGCATTCCATCGCCGCGCAGGGCGGCATCAATGCGGCCAAGAATTATCAGAACGATGGCGACAGCGTACACCGCTTGTTTTACGACACGGTGAAGGGCGGCGATTATCGCTCGCGCGAGGCCAACGTCCATCGCCTCGCGCAGGTGAGCGTGAATATTATCGATCAATGCGCGGCGCAAGGCGTGCCCTTCGCGCGCGAGTACGGTGGGTTGTTGGCCAATCGTTCCTTCGGTGGCGCGCAGGTGAGCCGCACTTTTTATGCCCGCGGGCAAACGGGGCAGCAGTTGCTGCTCGGCGCGTACTCCTCGTTGAGCCGGCAAATCGGCCTCGGCAAAGTGCAGATGTTTCCGCGCACGGAGATGCTTGATGTGGTGTTGGTGGATGGGCACGCGAAGGGCATTGTGGTGCGCGATTTGGTGACCGGAGAAATCAGCCGTCACTCCGCGCACGCGGTGGTGCTGGCCACCGGCGGTTATGGCAACGCGTTTTTTCTTTCCACCAATGCGATGGGCTGCAATGTCACGGCGGCGTTCCGCGCGTACAAACACGGCGCGGCGTTTGCCAATCCCTGTTACACGCAGATTCATCCCACTTGCATTCCGGTAAGCGGCGAGCATCAGAGCAAACTGACGCTAATGAGCGAATCGCTCCGGAACGATGGCCGCGTGTGGGTGCCGAAAAGTCAGGCGGTTGCGGATCAAATTCGCAACGGTGAATTGAAGGCGCGCGATGTGGCGGATGTCGATCGCGATTATTATCTCGAACGTAAGTATCCCAGTTTCGGCAATCTTGTGCCGCGCGATGTGGCCTCACGCAATGCGAAGGAAGCCTGCGATGACGGCCGCGGAGTGGTGAGTTCGGGACTGGGCGTGTATTTGGATTTTGAGGATGCTATCGGCCGCTTGGGCGAGCCTGCTGTGCGTGAGCGGTACGGAAATCTTTTCGATATGTACGAGAAGATTACCGGCAGCAACGCGTACCAAAATCCGATGACCATTTATCCCGCTGTGCATTACACGATGGGTGGGCTTTGGGTGGATTATAATTTAATGAGCAACGTCCCCGGCTTGTACGTGGTGGGTGAGGCGAATTTCTCCGATCACGGCGCCAATCGCCTGGGCGCCAGCGCGTTGATGCAGGGCTTGGCGGACGGTTATTTTGTGCTGCCGTACACCATCGGCCAATATCTCGCCGAAGTGGGCCCGGACGATCGGCCGAACACGGAGAGCAGTGAGTTTGCCGGTGCGGAAGAAAAAGTGCGTGGGCAAATTAATCAAATGTTGTCCATTAAAGGCAAACGCACGCCGACCTCATTTCATCGCGAGCTCGGCCAAATTATGTGGGACAAGTGCGGGATGGCGCGCAACAAAGCGGGGCTGGAAGAGGCCATCAAAAAAATCCCCGAACTGCGTGCGGAATTTTGGGAAAATCTCAATGTGCCCGGCGAACATGGTTCGCTCAATCAAAGCCTTGAGCACGCCGGGCGTGTGGCGGATTTTCTGGAGTTTGGCGAATTGATGTGTCGCGACGCGCTGCAACGCGAGGAATCCTGCGGCGGCCATTTCCGCGAAGAACACCAAACTCCAGAAGGCGAAGCCAAGCGCGACGATGAAAATTTCTCCTTCGTTGGCGCGTGGGAATACAAGGGAGCCGATCAAGCGCCTGAGCTTCACAAGGAGAATCTTGAATACGAAGAAGTGAAGATGACGCAACGGAGTTACAAGTGA
- a CDS encoding succinate dehydrogenase/fumarate reductase iron-sulfur subunit, which produces MNLTLKVWRQDNADDHGRFEEYEARDISPDMSFLEMLDVVNEGLIGTGKEPIAFDSDCREGICGTCSMVINGTAHGGQKGTTACQLHMRHFSDGMTITIEPWRATAFPVHRDLVVDRTAFDRIQQKGGFISVRTGSVPDANAIPVPKDESDLAMDAAQCIGCGACVAACKNASAMLFVAAKISHLSLVPQGQPERERRALAMVKQMDDEGFGNCTVTGSCEAVCPKEISLDFIARMNREYGRALIKKGTI; this is translated from the coding sequence ATGAATCTCACCTTAAAAGTTTGGCGCCAAGACAACGCGGACGATCACGGCCGGTTCGAAGAATACGAAGCGCGCGACATCAGTCCCGATATGTCGTTTTTGGAAATGCTCGATGTGGTCAACGAAGGGCTCATTGGAACCGGCAAAGAACCGATCGCCTTTGATTCTGATTGCCGCGAAGGCATTTGCGGCACGTGCTCGATGGTCATCAATGGCACGGCGCACGGCGGGCAGAAAGGCACCACGGCGTGTCAGTTGCACATGCGGCATTTTAGCGATGGCATGACGATCACCATTGAGCCTTGGCGCGCCACGGCGTTTCCGGTGCATCGTGATTTGGTGGTGGACCGCACGGCGTTCGATCGCATTCAGCAAAAGGGCGGCTTCATCAGTGTGCGCACCGGCAGCGTGCCCGATGCCAATGCCATTCCCGTGCCCAAGGACGAATCCGACCTCGCGATGGATGCTGCACAATGCATCGGCTGCGGCGCGTGCGTGGCGGCCTGCAAAAACGCCAGCGCGATGCTCTTTGTCGCCGCGAAGATTTCCCACCTCAGCCTTGTGCCGCAAGGCCAACCTGAGCGCGAACGCCGCGCACTGGCAATGGTGAAGCAAATGGACGACGAAGGCTTTGGCAATTGCACCGTCACCGGCTCGTGCGAAGCGGTGTGTCCCAAGGAGATTTCCCTCGATTTCATCGCCCGCATGAACCGCGAATACGGCCGCGCCTTGATCAAAAAAGGCACGATTTAA